The following coding sequences are from one Methanobacterium bryantii window:
- the npdG gene encoding NADPH-dependent F420 reductase codes for MKIAIIGGTGDQGLGLALRFVKAGEDIIIGSRDAKKAESAVNTVKEMLEGEVSNICGSTNVDAAKEGDIILLTVPLQAQIITLKSIKEFIGDKIVIDATVPLDGCLGGRPTRYVDVWQGSAAERTAELLENTDARVVSAFNNISAPSLLNVKRDVDCDCLVSGDDEEARKTVMTLAEKIPKIRSVDCGPLENARMVEKLTPLLINLNIRNKIKFAGLRITGL; via the coding sequence ATGAAAATTGCAATAATAGGTGGAACAGGAGATCAGGGACTTGGTTTAGCGTTAAGGTTCGTGAAAGCAGGCGAAGATATTATAATTGGGTCGAGAGATGCAAAAAAGGCAGAGAGTGCTGTAAACACTGTAAAAGAAATGTTAGAAGGTGAAGTTTCAAATATCTGCGGTTCAACTAATGTGGATGCAGCAAAAGAAGGAGATATTATACTGCTAACAGTGCCTCTACAGGCTCAAATAATAACCCTTAAAAGTATAAAAGAATTCATTGGGGATAAAATAGTTATTGATGCAACAGTTCCATTGGACGGCTGTTTAGGAGGCAGGCCAACACGATATGTGGATGTATGGCAGGGTTCTGCAGCTGAGAGAACTGCTGAATTACTTGAAAATACAGACGCCAGGGTAGTTTCTGCTTTTAACAATATAAGTGCTCCAAGTTTATTAAACGTTAAAAGGGATGTAGACTGCGACTGTCTTGTATCTGGTGATGATGAAGAAGCTAGAAAAACAGTGATGACACTTGCAGAAAAGATTCCAAAAATAAGATCTGTAGATTGTGGCCCGCTTGAAAATGCAAGAATGGTTGAAAAACTAACTCCACTACTTATAAATCTTAATATTCGAAATAAAATTAAATTTGCAGGTTTAAGAATAACTGGGCTTTAA
- the hisI gene encoding phosphoribosyl-AMP cyclohydrolase, whose protein sequence is MKTEKCNFNFRHKVGDQNLVIAIAQDYKTSEVLMVAYMNEEALKKTIETKKAHYWSTSRQKLWLKGESSGNFQHVEEIRVDCDEDAVLIKVSQKGGACHEGYESCFFRKVIDDELEIVGNKVFNPDEVYDKS, encoded by the coding sequence ATGAAAACGGAAAAATGCAATTTTAATTTTAGACACAAAGTAGGCGATCAAAACTTAGTCATAGCAATAGCACAGGATTATAAAACTTCTGAAGTCCTTATGGTGGCTTACATGAATGAAGAAGCCCTTAAAAAGACAATAGAAACAAAAAAAGCACACTACTGGAGTACTTCACGCCAGAAGCTCTGGCTTAAAGGAGAAAGTTCAGGCAATTTCCAGCACGTTGAAGAGATACGTGTTGATTGTGATGAAGATGCGGTCCTTATTAAAGTTAGCCAAAAAGGCGGGGCCTGCCATGAAGGGTATGAATCCTGCTTTTTCAGGAAAGTAATAGATGATGAACTGGAAATTGTAGGAAATAAAGTATTTAATCCAGATGAAGTTTATGATAAAAGTTAA
- a CDS encoding TatD family hydrolase, with the protein MENITITDNHIHVDPHNGEGPIEVAKKFQRAGGNVMIIPNKPTWTVGKLCSFEEAMELVIKCVDKINTDTDVKAFAVVGAHPAELSKRVENGMELEMAEKMMMGTLEDAQRLVLEGKAIGIGEIGRPHYEVSPEELEAHNRIMSYAMELAADADCAVQLHTEDATEEHFLEFARMADKAGLDRHKVMKHFSGPMVSVDENHGLTPSIIATRTVVTEGLKKGTNFLMETDYMDMLSRPGAVLGPKTVPRRTKELLRNGTLTEEDAHKIHVENVEKIYGIDLGF; encoded by the coding sequence ATGGAAAACATCACTATAACAGACAACCATATCCATGTCGACCCACATAATGGTGAAGGTCCCATTGAGGTTGCAAAAAAATTCCAGAGGGCTGGTGGAAATGTGATGATCATCCCCAACAAACCAACATGGACAGTCGGAAAATTGTGCAGCTTTGAGGAAGCAATGGAACTTGTTATCAAATGTGTGGATAAAATAAATACAGATACCGATGTGAAAGCGTTTGCAGTGGTTGGTGCCCACCCTGCAGAACTCTCAAAACGTGTGGAAAATGGTATGGAACTTGAAATGGCAGAAAAAATGATGATGGGTACACTGGAAGATGCGCAAAGACTTGTACTTGAAGGAAAAGCTATTGGAATTGGTGAAATCGGCAGACCCCATTATGAAGTCTCACCTGAAGAGCTTGAAGCCCACAACAGGATTATGTCATACGCCATGGAACTTGCAGCTGATGCTGACTGCGCTGTACAGCTCCATACAGAAGATGCAACTGAAGAACATTTCCTGGAATTTGCCAGAATGGCAGATAAAGCAGGTTTAGACAGACATAAAGTTATGAAACATTTTTCAGGGCCGATGGTTAGTGTTGATGAAAATCATGGTTTAACCCCTTCCATTATTGCAACAAGGACTGTGGTGACTGAGGGGCTTAAAAAAGGAACTAATTTTTTAATGGAAACAGATTATATGGACATGCTCTCGAGACCTGGTGCAGTTTTAGGCCCAAAAACAGTTCCAAGGCGGACAAAAGAGCTCTTAAGAAATGGGACTTTAACTGAAGAAGACGCCCATAAAATCCATGTGGAAAATGTAGAAAAAATTTATGGAATTGACCTGGGCTTCTAA
- a CDS encoding PINc/VapC family ATPase: protein MKIVPDTSVIVDGRITKIVQEDEFKGCEVVIPEAVVSELENQANRGRETGFNGLEELKNLQELYNDGIIDLIYIGKRPTLEQISLAKGGEIDAMIRDTAQKTESTLITSDRVQMEVAKAQGLEVIYLKQEMIGYTELEIAKFFDDETMSVHLKEDVVPMAKKGTPGNIKLVKIGSRPLAYPEIERMAKEIMERTKSDFKSFIEIEREGATVVQFREYRISIARPPFSDGFEITVVRPVAKVFLNDYRLSDKLIERLRERAKGILIAGPPGAGKTTFAQAIAEFYSKNLNSIVKTMESPRDLQVSAEITQYAPLERSMEKTADILLLVRPDYTIYDELRKTRDFRIFADMRLAGVGMIGVVHATKPIDAIQRILGRVELGIIPSIVDTTIFINNGNVEAVYDVALTVKVPSGMLEADLSRPVIEIRNFDTGDLTHEIYTYGEQTIVMEVGVTTYEKTPVQKIAEREIIKEIKKTVPGARVEVDMKSDKRVTVWMDEEYIPKLIGKKGKTIDEVERRIGISIGVEPFRSSGNEEMFNVDVQLSGNYVVLNFGKDNIGTPFDILVKDEYLFTATVGKKGTIKIKKDIELAGIIMDALKRNIPIEARVRNE, encoded by the coding sequence ATGAAAATAGTTCCAGATACTAGCGTTATTGTGGATGGACGAATTACTAAAATTGTCCAGGAAGATGAATTTAAGGGATGTGAAGTAGTAATTCCTGAAGCAGTTGTATCTGAATTGGAAAACCAGGCAAATAGGGGAAGAGAAACTGGATTCAACGGTTTGGAAGAGTTAAAGAATCTCCAGGAACTTTACAATGATGGAATTATAGATTTAATTTACATTGGTAAAAGACCAACTCTTGAGCAGATATCTCTGGCAAAAGGCGGAGAAATAGATGCTATGATAAGAGATACGGCTCAAAAAACGGAATCTACACTGATTACCAGTGATAGAGTTCAAATGGAAGTTGCAAAAGCCCAGGGACTTGAAGTTATTTATCTGAAACAGGAAATGATTGGATACACAGAACTTGAAATAGCTAAGTTCTTTGACGATGAGACCATGTCTGTTCACTTAAAAGAAGATGTAGTTCCAATGGCAAAAAAGGGAACTCCTGGAAACATAAAACTTGTCAAAATAGGTTCTAGACCTTTAGCATATCCGGAAATTGAACGTATGGCTAAAGAAATTATGGAAAGGACAAAAAGTGACTTTAAAAGTTTTATTGAGATAGAAAGAGAAGGTGCGACTGTTGTTCAGTTTAGAGAATACAGGATATCAATTGCAAGGCCCCCTTTTTCTGATGGATTTGAGATAACAGTAGTAAGACCCGTGGCAAAGGTATTTCTAAATGATTATAGACTTTCAGATAAGCTTATTGAGAGATTAAGGGAAAGAGCTAAAGGAATATTAATTGCAGGTCCACCTGGTGCAGGTAAAACTACTTTTGCCCAGGCAATTGCAGAATTTTATAGTAAAAACCTCAACTCTATTGTCAAAACTATGGAATCACCACGTGATTTACAGGTCAGCGCGGAAATAACTCAATACGCACCTTTAGAGCGGAGTATGGAGAAAACAGCAGATATACTACTGCTTGTACGTCCTGATTATACTATATATGATGAATTAAGGAAAACAAGGGATTTCAGGATATTTGCAGACATGAGACTTGCAGGGGTGGGCATGATTGGTGTTGTGCATGCTACAAAACCTATAGATGCAATTCAAAGGATACTTGGAAGGGTAGAACTTGGAATAATCCCATCAATTGTAGACACAACTATTTTTATAAATAATGGAAATGTGGAAGCAGTTTATGATGTTGCACTTACTGTAAAAGTTCCATCTGGAATGCTGGAGGCAGATCTCTCAAGACCAGTTATAGAAATCCGTAATTTTGATACTGGAGACCTTACACATGAGATATACACCTATGGTGAGCAAACCATTGTTATGGAAGTGGGAGTAACCACTTATGAGAAAACTCCAGTTCAAAAGATTGCAGAACGTGAAATAATAAAAGAGATTAAGAAAACAGTTCCAGGGGCCCGTGTTGAAGTTGACATGAAATCGGACAAACGTGTCACTGTCTGGATGGATGAAGAATATATTCCAAAGCTTATAGGTAAAAAAGGAAAGACAATTGACGAAGTTGAAAGAAGAATAGGAATAAGCATAGGTGTTGAACCATTTAGATCAAGTGGAAATGAAGAAATGTTTAATGTAGATGTCCAGCTTTCTGGAAATTATGTGGTACTGAACTTTGGTAAAGATAATATAGGCACTCCTTTTGATATTTTGGTGAAAGATGAATACTTATTTACTGCAACAGTTGGTAAAAAAGGTACCATTAAAATTAAAAAGGATATAGAACTTGCGGGCATCATAATGGATGCACTTAAAAGAAATATCCCTATAGAGGCCAGGGTTAGAAACGAATAA
- the sucD gene encoding succinate--CoA ligase subunit alpha, whose amino-acid sequence MIILDENTRCIVQGATGKQGSFHTEQMLAYNTNIVAGTSPGKGGQKLGPVNIYNSVEEAKEENPDINASIIFIPAPFAKDAAFEAISQLDIVTIITEHIPVHDTMEIVEYAKKNDTIVIGPNTPGVITPGVGKLGIMPTHIFNKGNVGIVSRSGTLTYEVANQITNAGMGQSTCLGIGGDPVVGMDFADVLQRFEDDDGTDAMVMIGEIGGNAEENAAKFISKNISKPVVAYIAGVTAPPGKRMGHAGAIIEGESGTAKSKIAALEEAGVTVASAPSEIVKVIKDALK is encoded by the coding sequence ATGATAATTCTTGATGAAAATACCCGCTGTATTGTGCAGGGGGCTACAGGAAAGCAGGGGTCTTTCCACACTGAACAGATGCTTGCTTACAATACAAATATTGTGGCAGGTACGTCTCCTGGAAAGGGAGGCCAAAAATTAGGGCCTGTAAATATTTATAATTCAGTAGAAGAGGCTAAAGAAGAAAATCCGGATATAAATGCATCAATTATTTTTATTCCGGCACCATTTGCTAAGGACGCGGCATTTGAAGCTATTTCACAGCTGGATATTGTAACTATAATCACTGAACATATTCCTGTGCATGACACAATGGAAATCGTAGAATATGCAAAAAAGAATGATACTATTGTAATAGGCCCTAATACTCCGGGAGTCATAACTCCAGGTGTTGGAAAGCTTGGAATAATGCCTACGCATATTTTTAATAAAGGAAATGTTGGAATAGTTTCAAGAAGTGGTACACTAACCTATGAAGTTGCAAATCAGATAACCAATGCAGGAATGGGCCAAAGCACATGTTTAGGTATAGGGGGAGACCCTGTTGTTGGTATGGACTTTGCAGATGTGCTTCAAAGGTTTGAAGACGACGACGGCACCGACGCAATGGTGATGATTGGTGAAATTGGAGGAAATGCTGAAGAAAACGCAGCGAAGTTCATAAGTAAAAATATTTCAAAACCAGTCGTGGCTTACATTGCAGGAGTTACTGCACCTCCGGGTAAAAGGATGGGGCATGCAGGTGCAATTATTGAAGGGGAAAGCGGAACTGCAAAAAGTAAAATAGCCGCACTTGAAGAAGCAGGTGTAACTGTAGCTTCAGCGCCTTCTGAAATTGTAAAAGTTATAAAAGATGCATTAAAATAA
- a CDS encoding HepT-like ribonuclease domain-containing protein codes for MTSNIFLDHILQSIDLIEDYTKDITKEEFLSTGFIHEPVIRRVKIIGESVKNMPCDFKDKYPEIPWETIANVRDVLESGDCDLDVVWETVKDEIPVLKTEILKINEVKITY; via the coding sequence ATGACTTCAAATATATTTCTAGACCATATTTTACAATCTATCGACCTCATCGAAGATTACACAAAGGACATTACCAAAGAAGAATTTTTAAGTACTGGTTTTATTCACGAACCAGTAATCAGGCGGGTTAAAATCATTGGCGAGTCGGTTAAAAATATGCCATGTGATTTTAAAGATAAATACCCTGAGATCCCGTGGGAAACCATTGCAAATGTTAGAGATGTCCTTGAAAGTGGAGACTGTGATCTTGATGTGGTTTGGGAAACTGTAAAAGATGAGATCCCTGTCTTGAAAACAGAAATTTTAAAAATAAATGAAGTTAAAATAACTTATTAA
- the hisS gene encoding histidine--tRNA ligase produces the protein MEISRPRGTRDFLSDEMKQRKYVENTFRRVFENYGYGEIKTPIFEDLSLFTMKSGEAIKEEIYHFKDKGERDLALRPELTAPVSRLYLNELQRSPKPIKMYYFGSCFRYERPQAGRFRQFWQFGCELIGGRSPEAEAEVIAMAAHCLNEIGLTDYEFHIGNLGIIRSLLNDAKIPGDEQGQIMGLVDKGDVEELGNLLNSMDISVSLKEILLKLIEIKGHNEVIDKVRSIIKKCEGAFKALDDLEDLLNHLETFGFTNYIVNLGIARGLDYYSGMVFEIYVHGLGAQKQISGGGTYNLIEIFGGEPVESTGFAFGFDRVMEALKKQNAEIPVEGHVDVFVAPLSGNMRKESFKIVQDLRRNGISADVDLARKKVKKLLSYADHLGVKYAVLVGARDIEGGKVTLKNMESGNQELVDLDNLPIKLRDELEMD, from the coding sequence ATGGAAATATCAAGACCTAGAGGAACACGTGATTTTCTTTCAGATGAAATGAAACAGAGAAAATACGTTGAAAATACATTCAGACGAGTATTCGAAAATTACGGTTACGGTGAAATTAAAACGCCGATATTTGAAGATCTATCTCTTTTTACCATGAAATCAGGAGAGGCAATTAAAGAAGAGATATACCACTTTAAAGATAAAGGTGAAAGAGATTTAGCTCTTAGGCCGGAATTAACCGCACCGGTATCTAGACTTTATCTTAATGAACTTCAAAGAAGTCCAAAACCAATTAAAATGTACTACTTTGGCAGCTGTTTCAGGTATGAACGCCCTCAGGCAGGCAGGTTCAGGCAGTTCTGGCAGTTTGGATGCGAGCTTATTGGGGGCAGATCTCCAGAAGCAGAAGCCGAAGTTATAGCAATGGCAGCTCACTGTCTTAATGAAATTGGTTTAACTGATTATGAATTCCACATTGGAAATTTAGGAATCATTCGAAGCCTGTTAAATGATGCAAAAATCCCTGGAGATGAACAGGGACAGATAATGGGTTTAGTTGATAAAGGAGATGTCGAAGAACTCGGAAATTTATTAAATAGTATGGATATCTCTGTGTCTCTTAAAGAAATCCTTTTGAAGCTAATTGAGATAAAAGGACACAATGAAGTGATAGACAAAGTGCGAAGTATTATAAAAAAGTGTGAGGGTGCTTTTAAAGCATTGGATGATCTTGAAGATCTGTTAAATCACCTTGAAACATTTGGATTCACCAATTACATCGTCAATCTTGGAATAGCTCGTGGACTGGATTATTATTCTGGAATGGTATTTGAAATTTATGTACATGGTCTAGGTGCACAAAAACAAATAAGTGGTGGGGGAACCTATAATTTAATAGAGATATTTGGTGGTGAGCCAGTAGAATCTACAGGATTTGCATTTGGATTTGATAGGGTTATGGAAGCTCTTAAAAAACAGAATGCAGAGATTCCAGTGGAAGGACATGTAGATGTATTCGTTGCACCATTGTCCGGCAATATGAGGAAAGAGTCGTTTAAAATCGTTCAAGACTTAAGGAGAAATGGAATTTCAGCGGATGTTGACCTTGCAAGGAAAAAAGTCAAAAAATTGTTATCTTATGCAGACCATTTAGGAGTAAAATATGCGGTTTTAGTTGGTGCAAGGGATATCGAAGGCGGAAAAGTTACATTAAAAAATATGGAATCTGGAAATCAGGAGTTAGTTGATCTTGATAACCTGCCCATAAAATTGCGCGATGAACTGGAGATGGATTAA
- the hmgA gene encoding hydroxymethylglutaryl-CoA reductase (NADPH), giving the protein MVNEREIIDKLKAGEIKLREIEKYTDNIDQAVAIRRKFIEEVSNSKIEHLSNYSIDMESASKKNIEQPIGAVQIPVGIAGPLKINGDYAQGEFYIPLATSEGALIASINRGCSTITGAGGVTTKIISDKMTRAPVIKAKSVTDALEIKAWIENNFKELKKAAEVTTRHGMLIKIDPILVVGRYVYPRFVFTTGDSMGMNMVTIATEAALSLLSHKTGAHVIASSGNVCVDKKPSSINMVEGRGKSLVAEIIVPKEIVEKKLKSTSEAIVEVNTSKNLIGSAISGSMGFNAQYANMIGAIFLATGQDEAHIVEGSLGITTASREENGDLYFSVTLPDVPIATVGGGTSIGTARECLEIMGVYGNEKVHKFAEIIAGIVLAGELSLMAALAAGHLARAHKELGRG; this is encoded by the coding sequence ATGGTAAATGAAAGAGAAATTATAGATAAACTTAAAGCTGGAGAAATTAAACTTCGCGAAATTGAAAAGTACACTGATAACATTGATCAAGCGGTGGCAATCAGGCGTAAATTTATAGAAGAAGTAAGCAATTCCAAAATTGAACATTTATCAAATTATTCAATCGATATGGAAAGTGCATCTAAAAAGAACATTGAACAACCCATAGGAGCAGTTCAGATACCTGTTGGAATCGCGGGCCCTCTTAAGATTAATGGAGATTATGCCCAGGGTGAATTTTATATACCCCTTGCAACATCGGAAGGTGCGCTTATAGCATCTATAAACAGGGGATGTTCTACTATAACTGGAGCAGGTGGAGTCACCACCAAAATAATCAGCGATAAAATGACAAGGGCACCAGTTATAAAGGCTAAATCTGTAACTGATGCACTTGAAATTAAAGCATGGATTGAAAATAACTTTAAAGAGCTTAAAAAAGCGGCGGAAGTAACCACAAGACATGGAATGCTTATAAAAATCGACCCGATACTTGTAGTAGGCAGGTATGTTTACCCTAGATTTGTATTTACAACAGGGGACAGTATGGGAATGAACATGGTTACAATAGCAACTGAAGCAGCTTTAAGCCTTTTATCCCATAAAACAGGTGCCCATGTAATTGCATCAAGTGGAAATGTATGTGTGGACAAAAAACCATCTTCTATAAACATGGTAGAGGGAAGAGGTAAAAGCCTTGTTGCAGAGATCATCGTTCCAAAGGAAATAGTCGAAAAAAAGCTTAAATCAACATCTGAAGCCATTGTTGAAGTTAACACATCTAAAAACCTGATTGGATCTGCAATTTCTGGAAGTATGGGGTTCAACGCCCAGTATGCAAACATGATCGGCGCTATATTTTTAGCCACGGGACAGGACGAAGCCCACATAGTTGAGGGAAGCCTTGGAATAACCACTGCATCAAGAGAAGAAAATGGGGACCTTTACTTTTCAGTTACACTTCCAGACGTTCCGATTGCAACCGTTGGGGGAGGTACAAGTATTGGTACAGCCCGCGAGTGCCTTGAAATTATGGGAGTCTATGGAAATGAAAAGGTCCATAAATTCGCTGAAATCATTGCAGGAATTGTGCTTGCAGGTGAGCTTTCATTAATGGCAGCTTTGGCTGCAGGACACCTTGCGAGGGCTCATAAGGAGTTAGGAAGGGGTTAA
- a CDS encoding sugar phosphate isomerase/epimerase family protein yields MKIGVSTLALFPMSLKEILDYLESINVKYCELMMEYPYNRIDPDIVNSYNIKTSIHAPLSDINIASLNESIRKASVEEVKSSIDLASKMDSEIVVVHPGHMAFLARKFPEKIKESSLISLKECSKFAEEHGIKLCVENMPDMEGMTCKGLDELNELVQEIGALMTIDVGHAYNAGVSIGEILKYDNIGHFHLSDNDGSFDNHNAVGSKDIDFKSLFEGLNKKNFEGVLVVEVTNKDEILESLDYIKKLVD; encoded by the coding sequence ATGAAAATTGGAGTATCAACACTTGCACTGTTTCCAATGTCCCTTAAAGAGATACTGGACTATTTAGAAAGTATAAATGTCAAATATTGTGAATTAATGATGGAATATCCTTATAACAGGATAGATCCAGATATTGTAAATTCTTATAATATAAAAACAAGCATACATGCTCCTCTTTCTGATATCAATATCGCTTCTTTAAATGAGTCCATACGAAAGGCTTCAGTTGAAGAAGTGAAAAGTTCAATTGATTTAGCTTCTAAAATGGATTCAGAGATAGTAGTTGTGCACCCTGGCCATATGGCATTTTTGGCACGGAAATTTCCAGAAAAAATCAAGGAAAGCAGTTTAATTTCACTTAAAGAATGCTCAAAATTTGCTGAAGAGCATGGAATAAAGCTGTGTGTTGAAAACATGCCTGACATGGAAGGAATGACTTGTAAAGGTCTTGATGAACTTAATGAGTTAGTTCAGGAGATTGGAGCGCTCATGACGATCGACGTTGGGCATGCATATAATGCAGGTGTATCTATTGGTGAAATTTTAAAATATGATAACATCGGACACTTCCACCTGAGCGACAATGATGGGTCCTTTGATAACCATAATGCAGTTGGAAGCAAAGACATTGATTTTAAATCACTCTTTGAAGGTCTGAATAAGAAGAACTTTGAGGGGGTACTTGTTGTAGAAGTTACAAACAAGGATGAAATTTTGGAAAGTCTTGATTATATTAAAAAATTAGTAGATTAG
- a CDS encoding TIGR00267 family protein — translation MNIRELIEEYFKMSRYVALGTLDGILAVMGVTLAASGVASAGGLEISNFAIGLTGLSGGIALAMSNAFGSFIGERAEEARTLRELEEKMMLNEGDLDETIIYKQAKRRIYMSMFTHGFSSFIGSFVPVVPFLLIPDKITATITTVIFCFAALIILGVYLGKVSRDSLLRVSFEIVLIGVLISVVSFIIGGSH, via the coding sequence ATGAACATACGAGAATTAATTGAAGAATATTTTAAGATGAGCCGATATGTCGCTTTAGGTACTTTAGACGGAATTCTTGCGGTTATGGGTGTAACACTGGCTGCAAGTGGCGTAGCAAGTGCTGGAGGGCTCGAAATTTCTAATTTTGCTATAGGTCTTACTGGATTAAGTGGGGGTATAGCTCTTGCAATGTCAAACGCATTTGGTTCTTTCATAGGTGAAAGGGCAGAAGAAGCAAGGACACTGCGTGAACTTGAAGAAAAGATGATGCTGAACGAGGGCGACCTTGACGAGACTATCATTTACAAGCAGGCCAAAAGAAGGATTTACATGAGTATGTTTACCCATGGATTTTCCAGTTTCATAGGGTCTTTCGTTCCTGTAGTGCCTTTTTTGCTGATTCCAGATAAAATAACAGCTACCATAACTACTGTGATATTTTGTTTTGCAGCATTAATCATACTGGGAGTGTATCTTGGTAAAGTATCAAGGGACAGCCTTTTAAGGGTCAGTTTTGAAATTGTTTTAATTGGGGTACTTATAAGTGTAGTTTCTTTCATTATTGGTGGAAGCCACTGA
- a CDS encoding RNA ligase partner protein — protein sequence MPAKQRFVLDTTAFTDTQLRDEIGEGDLATTVDILVDLIAKSRIKLNMSCHMPPITYKEFINYMTRYECPEDILVKTETWIVKKSPNRYDTKIPSEIFYEYVHDMRERMNKGMKISENAIWETAVESMVRLGRGQEKSDIEFEVLGSAIKDFRKKYRAALRKGTLDSAPDLDCLLLAKELGAGVVAADEGIKVWAERLGLRFLSAKSFPKMMREYLKYYE from the coding sequence ATGCCTGCAAAACAGAGGTTTGTGTTGGATACAACTGCATTTACAGATACACAGCTTAGAGATGAAATTGGAGAAGGAGACCTGGCCACTACTGTGGATATTTTAGTAGATTTAATTGCTAAATCAAGGATAAAACTTAACATGAGCTGTCACATGCCTCCTATTACTTATAAAGAATTTATAAATTATATGACTAGGTACGAATGCCCTGAAGATATACTGGTAAAAACAGAGACATGGATTGTAAAAAAAAGCCCAAATAGATATGATACTAAAATACCTTCTGAAATATTCTATGAGTATGTCCATGACATGAGGGAAAGGATGAACAAAGGTATGAAAATATCAGAAAATGCCATATGGGAAACTGCTGTAGAATCTATGGTTAGATTAGGAAGAGGGCAGGAAAAATCAGACATTGAATTTGAAGTTCTTGGAAGTGCTATAAAAGACTTTAGAAAAAAATACAGGGCTGCATTAAGAAAAGGTACTCTTGACAGTGCTCCTGATCTTGATTGTCTGCTTCTTGCTAAGGAGTTAGGAGCAGGAGTTGTGGCAGCCGATGAGGGTATAAAAGTTTGGGCTGAAAGGCTCGGGCTGAGATTTTTAAGCGCAAAATCATTCCCTAAAATGATGAGGGAGTATTTGAAGTACTATGAATGA
- the aroE gene encoding shikimate dehydrogenase translates to MITGKTNVVGVIGDPVEHSLSPPMHNAAFKHLKMDYVYVPYHVKKGMLGDAIIGAKSLNIKGLNITIPHKTDVMKHLDALDKSAELIGAVNTIKFDEDYAKGYNTDGIGAVKAIEEISSVKNKKVIILGAGGAARAISFQILMDGAESIVIANRTVANAEQLQRDLVEKLNADVKSIDLGEKLEIELSNADILINTTPIGMYPNVDQEPLVKAELMHENLVVKDCVYNPLQTGLIKEAEKCNAKVVSGLKMLIYQGMEAFRIWTGVTPPLEIFERSLKGQFE, encoded by the coding sequence ATGATAACCGGTAAAACAAATGTCGTAGGAGTAATAGGCGATCCCGTGGAGCACAGCTTATCTCCACCAATGCATAATGCTGCTTTTAAGCATTTAAAGATGGATTATGTTTATGTACCTTATCACGTGAAAAAAGGTATGCTCGGTGATGCAATAATAGGTGCGAAATCGTTGAATATAAAAGGGTTGAACATTACAATTCCACACAAAACAGATGTAATGAAACATCTTGATGCGCTTGATAAATCTGCAGAACTCATTGGGGCAGTTAACACAATTAAATTCGATGAAGACTACGCAAAAGGATACAATACAGACGGTATAGGTGCTGTAAAAGCTATTGAAGAAATAAGCAGCGTGAAAAATAAAAAAGTTATCATACTAGGGGCTGGTGGTGCAGCCCGTGCAATTTCATTCCAGATACTTATGGACGGGGCGGAGTCCATTGTAATTGCAAATCGGACAGTGGCAAATGCAGAGCAGCTCCAGAGAGATCTGGTTGAAAAACTGAATGCAGATGTTAAGAGTATAGATCTTGGTGAAAAACTCGAAATTGAACTTTCAAATGCCGATATTTTGATAAACACCACCCCAATTGGAATGTATCCGAATGTAGATCAGGAGCCACTGGTTAAAGCTGAATTGATGCATGAAAATTTAGTTGTTAAAGACTGCGTTTATAACCCATTACAAACAGGACTGATCAAAGAAGCTGAAAAATGCAATGCTAAAGTAGTATCTGGGCTTAAAATGCTTATTTATCAAGGTATGGAGGCATTCAGAATATGGACCGGTGTGACTCCACCTTTAGAAATTTTTGAACGCTCCTTAAAAGGCCAGTTTGAATAA